A stretch of Vibrio aphrogenes DNA encodes these proteins:
- a CDS encoding DUF2489 domain-containing protein produces MPIVLLAIVGAIIIVALASYAGFLLIKVKKQKQLIEIQQQRAIEKRNANIFDNVHTLCMAGIHEQCDLSEIVIRVYCIMDYVQGEDRIDFSRDYPAIYELYEIVKDMARGEERQKLEKQLRMKQTLARQKAEARLTDNIIQELTQLKERIAPLNQQIPIKMM; encoded by the coding sequence ATGCCTATCGTATTGTTAGCCATTGTTGGTGCCATCATTATTGTTGCTTTAGCCAGTTATGCTGGATTTTTATTGATCAAAGTAAAAAAGCAAAAGCAACTGATTGAAATTCAACAACAAAGAGCAATTGAAAAGCGTAATGCCAATATCTTTGATAACGTTCATACACTATGTATGGCGGGCATTCATGAGCAGTGCGATTTATCTGAGATCGTAATTCGTGTGTATTGCATTATGGATTACGTTCAAGGTGAGGATCGCATTGATTTTAGTCGTGATTATCCTGCCATTTATGAACTGTATGAGATCGTTAAAGATATGGCTCGTGGTGAGGAAAGGCAGAAGCTTGAAAAGCAGCTCCGAATGAAACAAACCTTAGCACGTCAAAAAGCCGAAGCGCGCCTAACGGACAATATCATCCAAGAATTGACGCAATTAAAAGAGCGTATTGCGCCATTGAATCAACAAATACCGATAAAAATGATGTAG
- the glnL gene encoding nitrogen regulation protein NR(II): MMPNSNLNNNDLSTTILSNMVTATLLLDDKLTIHYANPAAEQLFSQSAKRLIKTPLSQLIQHASMDLALFTQPLQSGQSITDSDVTFVINGKPMLLEVTASPLSIKSTKPSQLMLLVEVRKIDYQRRLSQELNQHAQQQAAKLLVRGLAHEIKNPLGGLRGAAQLLGRMLPDPNLNEYTQIIIEQADRLRALVDRLLGPQKPGKKSPVNLHEVLEKARQLVELEFGNQVLIERDYDPSMPHIVMDADQVEQAFLNITSNAAQILATQPDGKITIKTRTVYQANIHGHRHKLVARIEIMDNGPGIPSELQDTLFYPMVSGREGGTGLGLSISQNIIDQHNGKIDVESWPGHTVFTIYLPIQTA, translated from the coding sequence ATGATGCCAAACAGCAACCTTAACAATAATGACCTATCCACCACGATTTTAAGTAATATGGTGACGGCAACATTGTTATTAGATGACAAGTTAACCATTCACTATGCAAACCCAGCGGCAGAACAATTATTTTCGCAAAGTGCTAAACGGTTAATTAAAACCCCATTGTCTCAACTGATCCAGCATGCTTCTATGGATTTAGCCCTATTTACACAACCCCTACAAAGTGGCCAAAGTATTACCGACAGTGACGTGACCTTTGTGATTAATGGTAAGCCCATGCTATTAGAAGTCACCGCCAGCCCACTCTCGATTAAATCCACAAAACCTTCGCAATTAATGCTGTTGGTGGAAGTGCGTAAAATTGATTATCAACGGCGATTAAGCCAAGAATTAAACCAACATGCACAGCAACAAGCAGCTAAATTGCTGGTGCGAGGATTAGCTCACGAAATCAAAAACCCTTTAGGTGGCTTACGGGGAGCGGCGCAATTATTAGGTCGCATGCTGCCCGATCCCAACCTCAATGAATACACACAAATTATTATTGAACAAGCCGATAGACTACGAGCGTTAGTCGATCGCCTGCTCGGCCCGCAAAAGCCAGGCAAGAAATCTCCAGTGAACTTACATGAAGTATTGGAAAAAGCCCGTCAGTTAGTGGAACTTGAATTTGGTAATCAAGTACTCATTGAGCGAGATTACGACCCTAGCATGCCGCATATCGTGATGGATGCGGATCAAGTCGAACAAGCATTTTTAAATATCACCAGCAATGCGGCCCAAATTCTCGCCACGCAACCTGATGGCAAAATCACCATTAAAACGCGAACCGTTTATCAGGCCAATATTCATGGTCATCGACATAAACTGGTTGCTCGCATTGAGATCATGGATAACGGCCCAGGTATTCCTAGTGAATTACAAGATACCCTTTTCTACCCTATGGTCAGTGGTCGGGAAGGCGGTACTGGGCTAGGTTTATCCATTTCACAAAATATTATTGACCAACACAACGGCAAAATTGACGTTGAAAGTTGGCCTGGACACACGGTATTCACGATTTATTTACCGATTCAAACAGCCTAG
- a CDS encoding class I SAM-dependent methyltransferase: protein MLNCPLCESKKTIRYYADSRRQYLQCQQCQLVFVHPEQRVDAVAEKAVYDLHENNPQDAGYRRFLSRMADPILQRIAANSHGLDFGCGPGPALAMMLEEQGHQVALYDHYYYPDKQVLNQQYDFVTATEVIEHLFTPNLVWQQWLEMLKPGGWLGVMTKLVKDVDAFATWHYRHDPTHVVFFSRATFEFLAQRDQLQLEFIGNDVMLLKKAE, encoded by the coding sequence ATGCTAAATTGTCCATTGTGTGAAAGCAAAAAAACGATCCGTTATTATGCAGACAGCCGACGTCAATATTTACAGTGTCAGCAATGCCAGTTAGTGTTTGTTCACCCTGAACAACGTGTTGATGCTGTTGCCGAAAAAGCAGTGTATGATCTGCATGAAAATAATCCACAAGACGCAGGTTATCGTCGTTTTTTATCAAGAATGGCCGACCCTATATTGCAGCGTATTGCCGCAAACTCACATGGATTAGATTTTGGTTGTGGCCCAGGCCCAGCTCTCGCGATGATGCTTGAAGAACAAGGGCATCAGGTGGCGTTGTATGATCATTATTACTACCCTGATAAACAGGTACTAAATCAACAGTACGATTTTGTCACTGCTACGGAAGTGATTGAGCATTTATTTACTCCAAACCTAGTCTGGCAACAGTGGCTTGAGATGCTCAAACCCGGTGGTTGGCTAGGCGTCATGACCAAATTAGTCAAAGATGTTGATGCGTTTGCCACTTGGCATTATCGCCATGATCCCACTCATGTGGTGTTTTTCAGTCGAGCAACGTTTGAATTTTTGGCTCAGCGCGATCAATTACAACTTGAATTTATCGGTAATGACGTCATGTTACTGAAAAAGGCTGAATGA
- a CDS encoding bifunctional diguanylate cyclase/phosphodiesterase: protein MTAPRLTLRTAIILPLALIFLIMSVVIFITQSITYKNTLEELSQKELTTMSQTIKVNLSDYLYPTFMISSALSQSIKHQFINKNSTSETRANFLFDAYNSIKDQVPQLDTLNIGLDESGYYYGYRREADHTLSLLLKDETTDNALIVYEDSTPDSPVIYKLKDYDMHLRPWYAPVVEARKQMWSEPYINNDEKKEVTLSAITPIFNKEQLFGVIAADIRISSFNRFLIEQKQKHDRTVFIFDSEQRLIAQSENINNLFSENAPKTDAKNPLSTFGGRRSIFKSHSPEIKATAQAYFQHNELEDTVFSYMIGNKKQFAYVTSFKDKYGLDWHIALSIPESEVLAKLSTHQSMMNSFILVCTLLLCFGGFIFLTRITSPITQTAKAAQKLAQRDWSTNLPTLGQTYETYSLVKSFNEMANDLQAAFTNLHQQLAFDSLTHLYSREGLIEALHSEKDMNGFILVIGFDNFRDVNDSLGYLKGDQLLTIAAQKIKHLSPQSSFLARIGGSEFAIVIPHTSERAKNYLVAVILKVFSTPVSLGLENILLSPAIGTCMAQGKPEIERWLRQASIALSHAKKNQQKEAPYSSDLETVSLQRTQTIVQITEALKKKEFCPYYQPLVDLKTNTIVGAEALARWVSPTQGLISPMSFIALAEEVGLIIPIGKQILMQACQETKNEIEAGRWPEDFHLHVNTAVIQLASEQFIDDLKHILEKTQLPPHNLTLEVVESDLINNNTVLTTINDIRDLGVSIAIDDFGTGYSSLSYLQNIPFDYLKIDQSFIRTLSQDNNDNSITAAILSLTKDMQGVTVVAEGIETKQQADILISLGCAQGQGYYFGRPSPIQQWPTQLQLPQA from the coding sequence ATGACCGCACCTCGTTTAACGCTCCGTACCGCGATTATTCTTCCTCTCGCTTTGATATTTCTTATCATGAGCGTGGTCATCTTTATTACTCAATCGATCACCTATAAAAACACTTTAGAAGAACTGAGCCAAAAAGAACTCACCACGATGTCGCAAACCATCAAAGTGAACTTAAGTGATTACCTTTACCCTACTTTTATGATCAGTTCAGCATTGAGCCAATCCATCAAACATCAATTTATTAATAAAAATAGCACTTCTGAAACTCGGGCTAATTTTTTGTTTGATGCCTACAACAGCATCAAAGATCAAGTACCACAACTCGATACACTGAATATTGGACTAGATGAAAGTGGCTACTATTATGGATATCGTCGCGAAGCCGATCACACCTTATCACTGCTATTAAAAGATGAAACTACTGATAACGCACTGATTGTGTATGAAGATTCGACCCCCGATAGCCCTGTGATTTATAAATTGAAAGATTACGACATGCATTTACGACCTTGGTATGCCCCAGTCGTTGAAGCTCGTAAACAAATGTGGTCAGAACCTTATATTAATAACGACGAGAAAAAAGAAGTCACGTTGTCAGCCATTACTCCCATTTTCAATAAAGAACAATTATTTGGGGTGATTGCTGCTGATATTCGAATTTCTAGTTTTAACCGTTTTTTGATTGAGCAAAAACAGAAACACGATCGCACGGTTTTTATTTTTGATTCAGAGCAAAGACTTATCGCTCAGTCTGAAAACATTAATAACTTATTTAGTGAAAATGCCCCTAAAACCGATGCCAAAAACCCCTTGTCTACCTTTGGTGGCCGTCGCAGCATCTTCAAAAGTCATTCGCCTGAAATCAAAGCGACGGCTCAAGCCTATTTTCAACATAATGAATTAGAAGATACCGTTTTTAGTTACATGATTGGGAATAAAAAGCAGTTTGCCTATGTCACCAGCTTTAAAGATAAATATGGCCTAGATTGGCATATTGCGCTATCTATTCCGGAATCAGAGGTCTTAGCAAAGCTCTCCACTCATCAATCAATGATGAATAGCTTCATTTTAGTCTGTACCTTATTACTCTGTTTTGGTGGATTTATTTTCTTAACGCGTATTACATCTCCCATCACACAAACGGCTAAAGCTGCACAAAAGTTGGCACAACGTGATTGGAGTACCAACCTACCCACTTTAGGCCAAACCTATGAAACCTATAGCTTAGTAAAATCATTTAATGAAATGGCCAATGATTTACAAGCCGCATTTACCAATTTACACCAACAGTTAGCCTTTGACTCTCTGACGCATTTATATAGCCGTGAAGGTCTAATCGAAGCTCTTCATAGTGAAAAAGACATGAATGGTTTTATCCTCGTAATTGGCTTTGATAACTTCCGCGATGTCAACGACAGCTTAGGTTATTTAAAGGGTGATCAATTGTTAACCATTGCGGCACAAAAGATCAAACACCTTTCTCCACAAAGTAGCTTTCTGGCTAGAATTGGTGGCAGTGAGTTTGCGATTGTGATACCGCACACCAGTGAGCGAGCGAAAAATTATTTAGTCGCAGTGATCTTAAAAGTTTTCTCCACCCCTGTATCTCTCGGCCTGGAAAACATTTTATTGTCTCCAGCGATTGGAACCTGTATGGCACAAGGCAAACCAGAAATAGAACGATGGCTACGTCAAGCCAGTATTGCGTTAAGCCATGCGAAGAAAAATCAGCAAAAAGAAGCGCCTTACTCCAGTGATCTCGAGACGGTTTCATTGCAACGTACTCAGACCATAGTGCAAATCACCGAAGCATTGAAAAAGAAAGAATTTTGCCCTTATTACCAGCCATTGGTTGATTTAAAAACCAATACCATCGTTGGAGCCGAAGCTTTAGCTCGTTGGGTATCCCCTACCCAAGGTTTAATCTCACCCATGTCTTTTATTGCACTGGCAGAGGAAGTTGGACTGATAATTCCGATTGGCAAGCAAATTTTAATGCAAGCCTGCCAAGAAACTAAAAATGAAATTGAAGCCGGTCGCTGGCCTGAGGATTTCCATCTGCATGTGAATACCGCTGTCATACAACTGGCTTCTGAGCAATTTATTGACGATTTAAAACACATATTAGAGAAAACTCAACTTCCACCACACAACCTTACATTAGAAGTGGTCGAGAGTGATTTAATCAATAATAATACGGTCTTAACGACTATTAATGATATTCGCGATTTAGGAGTCAGCATTGCCATTGATGACTTTGGTACCGGTTACTCATCGCTATCTTACTTACAAAACATCCCATTTGACTATTTAAAAATCGACCAGTCTTTTATCCGCACGCTAAGCCAAGATAATAATGACAACTCGATCACTGCCGCTATTTTATCTTTAACCAAAGATATGCAAGGCGTCACGGTTGTAGCAGAAGGCATCGAAACCAAACAACAAGCGGATATCCTCATCTCTCTTGGTTGTGCTCAAGGGCAAGGTTATTATTTTGGTCGCCCTAGCCCTATTCAACAATGGCCCACTCAGCTTCAATTACCTCAAGCGTAA
- the yihI gene encoding Der GTPase-activating protein YihI, with product MSRKKKSRKPGSAGADEVIVTRNRSESDVEGRLRKRLNKRKGLKSGSRHSDGSASKQAHAQGGAKDPRHGSKKPIPLIVDTKAKPNKQQRRLNAEQELEAIQNDAQLNVLIDRLDNGEKLGAGLQAYVDQKLDRLEALMKQLGIFEEEEVLDSEPELEVKAVSEKKAKKSASDDDLLSQFEDLDLNDFK from the coding sequence ATGTCACGTAAGAAAAAATCGAGAAAACCGGGTTCAGCGGGTGCCGATGAAGTCATTGTTACTCGTAATCGTTCAGAATCAGATGTAGAAGGTCGCTTACGCAAGCGCCTCAATAAACGTAAAGGTTTGAAATCTGGTAGCCGTCATTCAGATGGTTCTGCGAGCAAACAAGCGCATGCTCAAGGTGGCGCAAAAGATCCTCGCCACGGCAGCAAGAAACCGATTCCTTTGATTGTCGACACCAAAGCGAAACCAAATAAGCAACAACGTCGCTTAAATGCCGAGCAAGAATTAGAAGCGATTCAAAATGATGCGCAACTAAATGTCTTGATTGACCGTTTAGACAATGGTGAAAAATTAGGGGCTGGCTTGCAAGCTTATGTCGATCAAAAACTGGATCGCTTAGAAGCATTAATGAAGCAACTTGGCATTTTTGAAGAAGAGGAAGTGCTAGACTCTGAGCCCGAGCTTGAAGTGAAAGCTGTCTCTGAGAAAAAAGCGAAGAAATCGGCTTCAGATGATGATCTATTATCTCAATTTGAAGATTTGGATCTCAACGATTTTAAATAA
- a CDS encoding DUF4124 domain-containing protein: MKWLHLSILWLTLTFGPTAFATSIYKWTDPNGVVHFSDTPPPENARHSEELSLPNLQSAAPQPQYGAPSPDQAQRSATATATATATATANETRPAAFTQPATETLPSNALPVHSQPVTIHIDNLQNDQTIRSNRGFITVQATLNRKLQIGESLQLLMDAQPYGAPQTQSLWELTNIDRGTHTFSINLVENGKVIASSKTITVHLHRTTVK, translated from the coding sequence ATGAAATGGCTGCATCTCTCAATCTTATGGCTTACCTTGACCTTTGGACCCACAGCATTCGCCACCTCAATTTATAAATGGACGGACCCAAATGGTGTCGTGCATTTTAGTGATACGCCACCACCAGAAAATGCCCGCCACAGCGAAGAGTTATCGCTACCTAACCTTCAATCTGCCGCCCCTCAACCTCAATATGGCGCTCCATCACCAGACCAAGCTCAACGGTCAGCGACAGCAACCGCAACCGCAACCGCAACCGCAACCGCAAATGAAACGCGACCTGCCGCTTTCACTCAACCTGCAACAGAAACGCTGCCCTCAAATGCTCTACCTGTTCACTCACAACCAGTCACCATTCATATTGATAATCTACAAAATGATCAAACGATTCGCAGTAATCGAGGCTTCATTACCGTGCAAGCGACACTTAATCGAAAACTCCAAATCGGAGAATCATTACAATTGCTCATGGATGCGCAACCTTATGGTGCACCACAAACTCAATCATTGTGGGAATTGACCAATATCGACCGAGGCACACACACTTTTTCGATCAACCTCGTCGAAAACGGCAAGGTTATTGCATCATCTAAAACAATCACAGTGCACCTGCATAGAACCACAGTAAAGTAG
- the glnG gene encoding nitrogen regulation protein NR(I) produces the protein MSKGFVWVVDDDSSIRWVLEKTLSSAHIQCETFTDAESVLLALERETPDVLISDIRMSGMDGLTLLKQVQTSHPDLPVIIMTAHSDLDAAVNAYQTGAFEYLPKPFDIDETLTLVERAITHSHEQKQTANPEESIKTVTPEILGEAPAMQEVFRAIGRLSRSSISVLINGESGTGKELVAHALHRHSPRSKNPFIALNMAAIPKDLIESELFGHEKGAFTGANSVRQGRFEQANGGTLFLDEIGDMPLDIQTRLLRVLADGQFYRVGGHAPVSVDVRIIAATHQDLEKLVNKGDFREDLFHRLNVIRVHIPALRERRQDIEKLATHFLARAADELGVDVKTLHPTTIETLNRLPWPGNVRQLENICRWLTVMASGSEVLPNDLPTELTQEKRNKPTDGPGGSWQQQLESWAQAALASGESELLNIAQPEFERTLLQTALAHTNGHKQDAAKLLGWGRNTLTRKLKELNIE, from the coding sequence ATGAGTAAAGGATTTGTATGGGTCGTTGATGACGACAGCTCAATCCGTTGGGTATTAGAAAAAACCTTATCATCGGCTCACATACAGTGTGAAACATTTACCGATGCAGAAAGCGTGCTCTTAGCCTTAGAAAGAGAAACGCCTGATGTGTTAATTTCTGACATTCGGATGTCGGGCATGGATGGCTTAACCTTATTAAAACAGGTACAAACTAGCCATCCTGATTTACCCGTTATCATCATGACTGCACACTCAGATCTCGATGCAGCCGTTAACGCTTATCAAACAGGGGCCTTTGAATATTTACCTAAGCCTTTTGATATTGATGAAACACTGACCTTAGTGGAACGCGCAATCACTCATAGCCATGAGCAAAAACAAACCGCCAATCCAGAAGAAAGCATCAAAACAGTCACCCCAGAAATACTTGGCGAAGCCCCGGCGATGCAAGAAGTATTTCGAGCTATTGGCCGCTTATCTCGCTCCTCCATTTCAGTACTGATTAATGGTGAATCAGGAACGGGTAAAGAGTTAGTAGCGCACGCCTTACACCGTCATAGCCCACGCTCAAAAAATCCTTTTATTGCTTTGAATATGGCAGCGATTCCCAAAGATCTGATTGAATCGGAATTATTTGGCCATGAAAAAGGCGCATTTACAGGAGCCAACAGCGTACGACAAGGCCGCTTCGAACAAGCCAATGGCGGTACTTTATTCTTAGATGAAATTGGCGACATGCCTTTAGATATTCAAACTCGTTTATTAAGGGTGTTGGCCGATGGGCAGTTTTATCGTGTTGGTGGCCACGCTCCGGTAAGTGTGGATGTACGCATTATTGCCGCGACCCACCAAGACTTAGAAAAATTGGTAAATAAAGGCGATTTTCGCGAAGATTTATTCCACCGTCTGAATGTGATTCGCGTCCATATCCCCGCCCTGAGAGAGCGCCGTCAGGATATTGAAAAACTAGCGACTCATTTTCTCGCCCGGGCGGCTGACGAATTGGGAGTGGATGTAAAAACCCTACACCCGACAACCATTGAAACACTAAATCGCCTCCCTTGGCCGGGCAATGTCCGTCAACTGGAAAACATTTGTCGTTGGCTCACCGTCATGGCCAGTGGTAGCGAAGTGCTGCCCAATGATTTACCGACAGAGTTAACCCAAGAAAAACGCAACAAACCCACAGACGGCCCTGGGGGTTCGTGGCAACAACAATTAGAAAGCTGGGCACAAGCCGCCTTAGCCTCTGGCGAGTCAGAGCTCCTCAATATTGCACAGCCGGAATTTGAACGGACCCTATTGCAAACGGCATTGGCACACACCAACGGCCATAAACAAGATGCAGCAAAACTTTTAGGTTGGGGGCGAAATACCTTAACCCGTAAACTGAAAGAGTTAAATATCGAGTAA
- the hemN gene encoding oxygen-independent coproporphyrinogen III oxidase — MSKEQIVWDQAMLEKYNYSGPRYTSYPTAVEFHEAFTISDLDMACADHPERPLSLYIHIPFCHKLCYYCGCNKVITRHQHKADDYLQVLIQEIRERAPLIQQRQVTQLHFGGGTPTFLTKIQMTRLMTALRSEFTFTPDAEISIEVDPREIELDMLDHLRKEGFNRLSIGVQDFDKEVQQLVNRDQDEDFIVAMVERAKQLGFRSTNLDLIYGLPKQTLATFSHTLEKVLTMKPGRLSIFNYAHMPQLFAAQAKLKEEHMPSAEQKMAILQYTIKTLTGAGYQFIGMDHFALPEDELAVAQRAGVLHRNFQGYTTQGDCDLIGFGVSAISMVGNSYAQNQKELKKYYAQVDEQRHALWRGVVLNQDDLIRREVIKQFICNFTLDKAWVEKTFNLNFNQYFAEDLALLKTFINDELVEETATTISVTLRGRLLIRNICMCFDTYLRNRARQQQFSRVI, encoded by the coding sequence ATGTCAAAAGAGCAAATTGTGTGGGATCAAGCAATGCTGGAGAAATATAATTACTCTGGGCCACGTTATACCTCTTATCCAACGGCAGTTGAATTTCATGAAGCGTTCACGATTTCCGATTTGGATATGGCGTGCGCAGATCATCCTGAACGGCCACTGTCTTTATATATTCATATCCCTTTTTGCCATAAGCTTTGCTATTACTGTGGCTGTAATAAAGTCATTACTCGTCATCAACATAAAGCCGATGACTATCTACAAGTCTTGATTCAAGAAATTCGCGAGCGCGCTCCGTTAATTCAGCAGCGCCAAGTGACTCAATTGCATTTTGGTGGGGGAACGCCGACCTTCTTGACCAAGATTCAAATGACGCGCTTGATGACGGCCTTACGTAGTGAATTTACTTTTACTCCAGATGCTGAAATCAGTATTGAAGTGGACCCTCGTGAAATTGAGCTTGATATGCTTGATCATTTACGTAAAGAAGGGTTTAACCGCTTAAGTATTGGGGTGCAAGATTTTGATAAAGAAGTTCAGCAATTAGTGAACCGAGATCAAGATGAAGACTTTATCGTGGCCATGGTTGAGCGAGCTAAGCAACTTGGTTTCCGCTCTACGAACTTAGATCTGATTTATGGGCTGCCTAAGCAAACCTTAGCGACGTTTTCGCATACCTTAGAGAAAGTGTTGACGATGAAGCCGGGGCGTCTGTCTATTTTTAATTACGCCCACATGCCGCAACTCTTTGCTGCACAAGCGAAATTAAAAGAAGAGCACATGCCGTCAGCCGAGCAAAAAATGGCGATCTTGCAATACACCATTAAAACGCTGACTGGGGCGGGCTATCAGTTTATTGGCATGGATCACTTTGCGTTACCAGAGGATGAACTGGCTGTCGCGCAACGAGCAGGAGTACTGCATCGTAACTTCCAAGGTTATACCACTCAAGGTGACTGTGATCTGATTGGTTTTGGCGTGTCTGCCATTTCTATGGTCGGTAACAGTTATGCTCAGAACCAAAAAGAGCTGAAAAAGTATTACGCACAAGTGGATGAACAGCGTCATGCTTTGTGGCGTGGTGTAGTCTTAAACCAAGATGATTTAATTCGCCGTGAAGTGATTAAGCAATTTATCTGCAATTTTACCTTAGATAAAGCTTGGGTAGAAAAGACCTTTAATCTGAATTTTAACCAATATTTTGCTGAAGATCTGGCGTTACTAAAAACCTTTATTAATGATGAATTAGTCGAAGAAACGGCTACGACCATTAGCGTCACCTTACGTGGGCGTTTATTGATTCGTAATATTTGTATGTGTTTTGATACCTATTTGCGTAACCGAGCACGACAACAGCAATTCTCACGAGTGATTTAA
- the glnA gene encoding glutamate--ammonia ligase → MSVENVLSLIAENEVKFVDLRFTDTKGKEQHISIPAHQVDADFFEDGKMFDGSSVAGWKGINESDMVMMPDAASAVLDPFTEDATLNIRCDILEPATMQGYDRDPRSIAKRAEDYMRSTGIADTVLVGPEPEFFLFDDIKYGNDISGSFFKIDDIEAAWNTGTSYEEGNKGHRPGVKGGYFPVAPVDSSQDIRSAMCLIMEEMGLVVEAHHHEVATAGQNEIATRFNTLTEKADEIQIYKYVVHNVAHAYGKTATFMPKPLVGDNGSGMHVHQSLSKDGVNLFAGDKYGGLSEMALYYIGGIIKHARAINAFANPSTNSYKRLVPGFEAPVMLAYSARNRSASIRIPVVPSPKARRIEARFPDPAANPYLAFAALLMAGLDGIKNKIHPGDAMDKDLYDLPAEEAAEIPKVAESLEIALKALDEDREFLTSGGVFSDDFIDSYIALKSKDVERVNMATHPLEFELYYSV, encoded by the coding sequence ATGTCAGTAGAAAATGTTCTCTCTCTGATCGCAGAAAACGAAGTTAAATTTGTTGATTTACGCTTTACCGATACCAAAGGTAAAGAACAACATATCTCAATCCCTGCTCACCAAGTCGATGCTGACTTCTTTGAAGACGGTAAAATGTTCGATGGTTCTTCTGTTGCAGGCTGGAAAGGCATTAACGAATCCGACATGGTGATGATGCCTGATGCGGCCAGCGCCGTACTAGACCCATTCACCGAAGATGCCACACTTAACATCCGTTGTGACATCCTAGAGCCAGCAACTATGCAAGGTTATGACCGTGACCCTCGCTCTATTGCAAAACGCGCAGAAGATTACATGCGTTCTACTGGTATTGCCGATACGGTTCTTGTCGGTCCTGAACCAGAATTCTTCCTATTTGATGACATCAAATACGGTAATGACATTTCTGGCTCTTTCTTCAAAATCGATGACATAGAAGCAGCTTGGAACACAGGCACATCATACGAAGAAGGTAACAAAGGTCACCGTCCTGGCGTGAAAGGCGGCTACTTCCCAGTGGCTCCGGTTGACTCATCACAAGACATTCGCTCTGCAATGTGTTTAATCATGGAAGAAATGGGCTTAGTCGTTGAAGCGCATCACCACGAAGTAGCAACTGCAGGTCAAAACGAAATCGCGACTCGCTTTAACACGCTAACTGAAAAAGCTGATGAGATTCAAATCTACAAGTATGTGGTTCATAACGTAGCTCACGCTTATGGCAAAACCGCGACCTTCATGCCGAAACCATTAGTTGGCGACAACGGTTCTGGTATGCACGTTCACCAATCTCTATCGAAAGATGGCGTAAACCTATTTGCGGGTGACAAGTACGGCGGCCTTTCTGAAATGGCACTGTACTACATCGGTGGTATCATCAAGCATGCGCGTGCTATCAACGCCTTTGCTAACCCATCGACTAACTCGTACAAGCGTCTCGTTCCTGGATTCGAAGCTCCTGTTATGCTGGCATACTCTGCACGTAACCGTTCTGCTTCTATCCGTATCCCAGTAGTACCAAGCCCGAAAGCGCGCCGTATTGAAGCCCGCTTCCCAGATCCAGCTGCAAACCCATACTTAGCGTTTGCCGCACTTCTCATGGCTGGTCTTGACGGTATTAAGAACAAGATCCACCCTGGCGATGCGATGGATAAAGACTTGTATGACCTTCCTGCAGAAGAAGCGGCTGAGATTCCAAAAGTAGCAGAATCTCTAGAAATCGCTCTGAAAGCACTAGACGAAGATCGTGAGTTCTTAACATCTGGCGGTGTATTCTCTGATGACTTCATCGACTCATACATTGCACTTAAATCGAAAGATGTTGAGCGTGTTAACATGGCCACTCACCCATTAGAATTTGAATTGTACTACTCAGTCTAA